The genomic interval GCGTAATCCGTTTTCACCACGTTTAAGACCATTTTTCTCAAGTAGTTCTATTACCTTACGCGCTTCTTCTGTCGTACGTACGAATGGAATCATGATTTCAACGTTGGTTAAGCCCATTTCATCACGAACACGTTTTAATGCACGACATTCTAATTCAAAGCAGTCACGGAAGTTTTCTGATACGTAACGGCTTGCACCACGGAAACCGAGCATTGGGTTTTCTTCAGATGGCTCGTATAGTTTACCGCCGATTAAGTTTGCATATTCATTCGATTTAAAGTCTGACATACGTACGATAACTTTCTTATCTTTGAATGCGACGGCTAGGGTTGAAATACCTTCAACTAACTTGTCAACGTAGAAATCAATCGGTGAAGCATAACCTGCCATGCGCTCTTGAATTGCTTGTACGATTTCGCGTGGCAGGGTGTTCATGTTAAGTAGTGCTTTTGGATGCACACCAATCATACGGTTGATGATGAATTCTAACCGCGCCAGACCCACCCCTTCATTAGGGATTTGGGCAAATCCAAATGCGCGGTCAGGGTTACCGACGTTCATCATAATTTTAAATGCCAAGTCTGGCATTGACTCAATTGAGTTATTTTGGATTTCAAAGTCCAATTGACCTTCGTAGATATAACCGGTATCACCTTCTGCACAAGACACAGTGACTGCTTGACCATCGGTCAATAGGTCAGTGGCGTTACCACAACCCACGATAGCGGGGACGCCCAATTCACGCGCGATAATTGCTGCGTGACAGGTACGACCGCCACGGTTAGTGATGATAGCAGCGGCACGTTTCATGACGGGTTCCCAGTCTGGGTCAGTCATATCAGACACAAGGACGTCACCTTCTTGTACTTTATCCATTTCATGGATTGAATTGACCACGCGTACCGTACCTGCGCCGATACGTTGACCAATTGAACGACCTTCACAGATGACATCACCTTTTTCTTTAAGGATGTAACGCTCCATGACATTTTGACTTTCACGGCTTTTTACTGTCTCTGGACGCGCTTGCACAATGAATAATTTGTTGCTATCACCATCTTTTGCCCATTCGATATCCATCGCATGACCATAATGTTTTTCGATGATTAACGCTTGTTTAGCAAGTTCAACCAACTCTTCATTGCTCAGTGAAAATTGGTTGCGTTCTGCTTTGTCCACTGGGACTATTTTGACTGATTTACCGGCTGAGTGCTCGTCTGCATAAACCATTTTTTGTTGTTTGCTGCCGAGGTTGCGGCGAATAACCGCAGGTTTGCCGGCATTTAATAAGGCTTTTGAAATGTAGAATTCGTCAGGGTTCACCGCACCTTGCACGACCATTTCACCCAAGCCATGGCTTGCGGTGATAAATACCACGTCATTAAAACCACTTTCGGTATCAATGGTGAACATCACACCTGAAGTGCCTGTCTCTGAACGTACCATGCGTTGTACGCCAGCGGATAACGCAACACCTGCGTGCTCAAAACCTTTGTGAACGCGGTAAGCGATGGCACGGTCATTATATAAAGAAGCAAAGACTTCTTTAATAGCAATCAAGATATTGTCAATACCACGGATATTGAGGAAAGTTTCTTGTTGACCAGCAAATGAGGCGTCTGGTAAATCTTCGGCAGTGGCTGATGAACGCACCGCAACAGCGATGTCCTCGCCTTGGCTCATCTCGGCAAAGGCCTCACGGATTTCTTGTTCCAAATCTTTGGGCAACTCTTGCTCAATAATCATGTCACGGATTTTTTTACCCGTGGCAGTCAATGCCGCAACATCATCCACATCCAGACCTTGAAGCGCGTCTTTGATTTTGTCTTGAAGGCCGGTACCGATTAAGAATTTGTTAAAAGCTTCAGACGTTGTTGCAAAACCACCTGGTACGCTTACCCCTAAATCTGTTAGGTGACTAATCATTTCACCTAATGAAGCGTTTTTACCGCCTACTTTGTCAATGTCGTTTTTGCCTAACTTGTCGAGTGAGATAACTTGTGCGTTCAAGGTGATAACTCCGTGAAATAAAGATTATTTTGAAAAGATTATAACGGTATTTCGTAGAAAATTCATCTTAAAAAATGATTTTCTAGCAAAAAATTTATAATTTTAAAAAAACTGTCAGCGATCAACAATTCAACTAAAATTTTGCTTGGATATCTTTGAGTTTAAGGGGATAAAAAACGTAGATAAGCCTTCAATGACAATAACTGATGGCTAATTAAGGCAAATTAAGCATCGATTTGTTAGATTAAAGCCTACAAGTCACGTATAATAACAAACTCTCGACCTGTAAGACAAACGCCTGTAAGACAAATGCCCGTGAGACAAACGATAGTGTCTGCACTGATAACGACATGAATAGATGACATTGACTGCCAAAAACGCAGTGAATGAGTGAGGTTAACCCCAATGTCAGTAGTGTCAGTTTAAACCAGTGTTAATTTAAATTGGTATGGACGCTTCTTGTCATTTTTTTTGGATAATTTTTCATGACCATTGAACAAATCAAAGCCACGATTCAAAATAAAGATGCCTTAAATTTTGCAAATTCGCAGTCGTTGCGAAGTGTGTTTTTTATCTCCGATGGTACCGCGATTACGTCTGAAACCCTAGGTCGTTCTATTTTAAGCCAATTTCCTACGGTACCATTTGAGACCCGGGTTATTCCTTATGTTGACACCCTCGATCGCGCCGATGAAGCGGTCAATCAAATCAATCTTGCCCACCAGCGTGATGGGGTAAAGCCGCTAGTCTTTGATACCATCGTTGACCCTGTGATTCGTGAGCGAATCAACGGTGCAGATGCCTTCAACTTAGATATTTATGAAGGTTTAATTAGTAAAATTGCTGATGAAATCAAAGTGCCACCTGCACCGCATACCGGTCATGCCCATGGGGATGTCGATTCTGAGAACTATAAATCACGTATCGATGCGGTGCATTTTGCTTTAGATAATGATGATGGCGCGCGTACCACCCATTATGATGCGGCAGATATTATTTTGGTTGGGGTGTCACGTTCGGGCAAAACGCCTACTTCTTTATACCTAGCGTTGCAATTTGGTATTCGTGCGGCAAATTATCCGTTGACTGAAGATGATTTATATGAAAATTCGTTGCCCAAAGCGTTGAAGCCCTACCGTGACAAACTGTTTGGTTTGGTGATTGACACCGATCGACTGGTAAAAATTCGTAACGAGCGCCGTGCAGGTAGCCGCTATGCAAGTTACCAGCAATGTCAGCAGGAATTGCGCGCCATTCAAGGTATTTATATTTCTCAAGGGATTCCAAATATTGATGTATCCACGATGTCCATTGAAGAAATCGCGACGCGTATTTTACAAATGACGGGGTTAAAACGTCGAATTGGTTAATGTAATCTCTTAATATACGGTTGATTTATTGTATTTTATATTCAATTTAAAAATTTTTTATTCATTATCTTTTTTATTCATTATCAAGGCTTAAAATATGGGAGCTAATATGCCAAAAAAACGGATTAATGACAAAGTTACTCAAATTCCCGCTACAAACAATGACAATGAAAACATCTGTGATGCCAATACGCAGTCAATTATTGAACTCCAAGAAAATATTACCGAAATTTTGGCAAAACCAACCAAAACTGAAATTTCGGATTCTGATAAAAAAGCCAATACCGTCAGTATCAGTGAAGACGATGATAAGGTCAAACATTTTGATGATGCATCGGTGCATTTTGATTTAATTAGCCCGCTGGATAACACCCGTATCAATTTAAAGCGTTACAAGCGTCAAGATGCCGTTAGCCATGCCTATGATTATGATGCTATTGTGATTGGGGCAGGACCCGCGGGTGAAGCAGCAGCGATGAAAATCGCCAAATCTGGACAAAAAGTTGCCGTGATTGATCCACGCAAACAAGTGGGGGGCAACTGTACGCACGTAGGCACGATTCCGAGTAAAGCATTGCGTCAGTCGGTGTTTAATATTATCGGTAATCGCCGCGATCCTATCTTGAACCAAGGCATTGACTATCACCAGATTCCACTTAATAAAGTATTAACCAAAGCGCGCGAAGTGGTGCGTAACCAGGTAGAAACCCATACCCGTTTTTATGAGCGCAATCAAATTGACTTAATCAATGGCTGGGCAAGTTTTAAAGATACCCATACCATTCATGTTGATATGAGTGATGGTACTGAGCAGGACATTACCTTTGAACAAGCCATTATTACCGTAGGTAGCCGTCCTTATCGTCCTGATTTGTTAGATTTTAGCCATCCTCGCGTGTTTGATTCTGATAAAATCCTACAAATGGATTATGTGGTACAGCGCATTATCATTTATGGTGCGGGCGTGATTGGCTGTGAATATGCGTCTATTTTTACCGGTCTGGGTTATAAAGTAGATTTGATTAATACCCAAGAGCAGTTGCTTAGCTATTTGGATGATGAGATTTCTGACGCGTTGTCGCATGACTTTAGACAATTTGGCGTATTGATTCGCAACAAAGAAGAAATCGAACGGCTAGAAACTTATGATGACTGCGTGATTTTATATCTAAAAAGTGGTAAACGCATCAAATCAGATGCTATTTTATGGTCAAACGGTCGCTCAGGTAATACCGACAGTCTTAACCTTGCCGCCATCGGACTCACCGCAAATAGCCGGGGTCAACTCAAAGTCAATGAGCACTACCAAACCGATATCCCAAATATTTATGCAGCAGGGGATGTCATTGGCTGGCCATCGCTTGCATCGGCAGCTTATGACCAAGGACGCTGCGCCGCTGCTTATATGGTGGGCGATGAAAACGCACAACCTGTTCGCAGTGTGCCAACGGGTATTTATACCATTCCTGAAATTTCAAGCATTGGTAAAAACGAACAAGAATTAACCGCCGAAAAAGTGCCGTATGAAGTCGGTCAAGCCTTCTTCAAACACCTTGCCCGCGCACAAATCATCGGTGAGCGTAGTGGGGTGTTAAAAATACTATTCCACCGTGAAACCTTAGAGATTTTAGGCATCCATTGTTATGGCAATCACGCCTCTGAGATTATTCATATCGGACAAGCAGTGATGGAAAGTAAAGGCGGCAATACCCTAGAATACTTTGTCAATACCACCTTTAACTACCCAACGATGGCAGAAGCCTATCGCGTTGCTGCGCTCAATGGTCTTAATCGGGTGTTTTAATGGCGCAGATTAATGTAAAGCTACAACCCCAGTACCTAAAATTACAACCGCAGTTGCAACAAGCGCTCTCTGAGTTAAAGCTCCCACTATCGGATGAGCAGCAATTACAGCTACTGTACTATCTACAGCAGCTGTTATTTTGGAATAAAGCCTATAATTTGACCGCTATCAAAGATGACCAACAAGCGTTAATCAAACATATCTTTGATAGTTTATCGATTGTGCCATTTTTGCCAGCCGGTGATTTGCTAGATATTGGGACGGGTGCGGGTTTGCCAGCGGTGATAGTTGCCATTTGTCAGCCACAACGTGCGGTGACAGCGCTCGATAGTAACCAAAAGAAAATTCGCTTTATCAAACAAGTCGCCAGTGAGTTGGGGTTAAAAAATCTAACACCGGTTGCCAGTCGTATTGAAGCGCATGCAGGTAGTTATCAAGTGATTACCTCAAGGGCGTTTGCGTCGCTGGTGGATTTTGTCACCCATAGTCAAAGCAAATTGGCAGACAATGGTATCATTTGTGCCATGAAGGGGGTTGAACCTGTTGACGAGATTCAAGCCCTTCAAAATGAGTGGCAAATTAACACGCAGGTGTTAACCGTGCCAGAGCTCCATGAATCACGCCATTTGATTTATTTGCAAAGATAAACATCCCATTTCAGCCAGTTTTACCGGTATTAGGGTTTGAAAAACTGGCTGTTTTTGACTACAATTTTCAACCTTTTTATCAACACATTGCGAGACAGTTCATGGATATTTTAGCCATTGCTAATCAAAAAGGTGGGGTGGGCAAAACCACCACCGCGGTTAATTTGGCAAGTGCACTGGCACATCGCCGCAAAAAAGTTTTACTGATTGATTTGGATGCCCAAGGCAATGCGACCACGGCATCAGGGCTAGATAAACGCGAGTTAGAGTACAGTATTGCTGATGTGCTATTAGATGATTTGCCAATCCATGAGGCGATTGTCAAAACCCCGAATGGGTTTGATATTGTCGGTGCCAACAATGAATTGTCAGGCAGTGATTTGCATTTAAGTCAAAAGCCTGAAAATCATGCAATTTTGTCAAAAGCCATGCAGCAGCTCGCTGATATGCCTACCAAAAACGGTCGCGCGACGAAGCCGTATGATTTTATCGTGATTGACTGCGCGCCGAGTTTAAGTTTACTGACCATCAATGCCATGTGTGCCACATCAGGGGTGATTATTCCGATGCAATGTGAATATTTTGCATTGGAAGGATTGGCGGATTTATCGCAAACCATTGAGCGTTTGAAGTCGCTAAACCCAAAACTGCATATCCGCGGTGTATTAAGAACCATGTTTGACCCGCGCAATACCTTGGCAAATGATGTCTCTATGGAATTGATTGAGCATTTTGGTCCGATTTTATTTAATACCATTATTCCCCGTAATATTCGTCTAGCAGAAGCACCCGCGCACGGCATCCCTGCGCTTGATTACGAGATGAATTCAAAAGGCTCACAAGCGTATATTCGCCTTGCCAATGAAATTATCAAGCAAAGTCGCCAATTCCAACTTGCCTAGATTAAGCTGTTTAGGCGCCTTTTTTGTTAACTTGTTGGCGAGTGCGCACTGGCAAAAGCAATGAAAATATTTTTCAAGCAATAGCGAATCTGCTAAAATAGCCAGTTCAAAAATGGCGGCATTGGTTTAATTTTTTATCAGTCATTTTTAACTATTTAATGGCATTGGGAATTTCGACATGGTTAAAAAGCGCGGATTGGCATCAAATCGAGGACTTGATGCGTTACTCGGCTCAATCAAAACAGAAAAATTGATTACCGGTAATCTAATCGATGCGAGTGTTCTAGCCGCTGTCGACGACGCGAAAAGCGCTGAAAAACTAAATGCCAAGTCAACTGATGATGGGCAAAATGTCGCGGATGATGAATCAGCCGAAGCTAGCGACACTAGAGCCATAGCTAAAAAATCGCCTACATCGGCGGTAACCCCCAAACCATTTACCCCAAAATATCCCAAAACACCAACGTCAAATACCCATACGGCATATAACGATGCCAATGATAATAGTAGTGATAATAGTAATGTGGCTGGGTTAAATTTGATGCATATCAACGTCACGTATTTGCAGCGTGGCAAGTATCAGCCGCGCATTGATTTGGACGAAGATGCCTTGCAAGAGTTGGCAACGTCTATCAAGCAGCATGGCGTGATGCAGCCTATTGTGATTCGACCCTTAGCCAAAGTATTGCCCAATTCCCCGATTACCCATGAAATTATCGCGGGTGAACGTCGCTGGCGTGCGGCGCAAATTGCAGGTTTAACCCATATACCCGCCATCATGCGCCCCATGTCAGATGACTTGGCAATCGCTTTGGCATTGATTGAAAACATCCAACGGGAAGATTTGAGCGTCATGGAACAGGCTGCCGCATTGCAGCGTTTTCATGATGAATTTGGCATGAGTCATTCGCAAATTGCGGATGTGGTCGGTAAGGCGAGAACAACGGTTTCTAATTTGTTGCGTTTGAACCAATTACATGACGATGTCAAACAAGCGCTAAACGAGGGGCAGATGGATATGGGGCATGCCAGGGCATTATTGGCGCTGTCACCCAAACAGCAACCTGTTATTGCCAAAAAAATTATACAGGGTCAATTGACCGTTCGTCAGACTGAAGCCTTAGTCAAAGATATTTTAAATCCAAAAGCACCGACACAAAGCCAAGAAATTGATTATGATAGGCTGCGACTGAACCAACACCTCTCTGAGCAACTCGGTGCCGTGGTAAAAATCAAAGGCTCTTCAAAAGGCAAAGGCAGTATTGAGATCTTTTTTCACAACGAAGAGGAATTGCAAGCTTTGATTGTGCAGTTCCAGTCGCAACTTGAGCATTAATCTTGCGCATTAGATTAGTTTTCTTAATTTATTAATCATTGACATACAAAGGCAGTATAACGGATGTGGGAATTAGTTAAAGCAGGCGGTTGGTTGATGTGGCCCATTGTCCTATGTTCGATTTTGATGTTGATTATCATTATTGAGCGCACGATAAAACTTAAAGCCAGTACAGTGACACCCGCTCATCTGCGAGAACAATTGATGCAGCGGCTGATTGAGCAGGGCGACATTGATCGAGAATCGCTTGAGAATGTCAAACTCAATTCGCCTTTGGGTGATATCCTCGCTGCAGGACTCATGAATCGCCAGCATGGAATTGATTCAATGACCATGCATATGGAAAACCGCGCCAGTATCACCATCCACCAATTAGAAAAACATATCAATATGCTGGGTACCATCGGTGCTATCGCGCCATTGTTGGGTC from Moraxella osloensis carries:
- the ppsA gene encoding phosphoenolpyruvate synthase translates to MNAQVISLDKLGKNDIDKVGGKNASLGEMISHLTDLGVSVPGGFATTSEAFNKFLIGTGLQDKIKDALQGLDVDDVAALTATGKKIRDMIIEQELPKDLEQEIREAFAEMSQGEDIAVAVRSSATAEDLPDASFAGQQETFLNIRGIDNILIAIKEVFASLYNDRAIAYRVHKGFEHAGVALSAGVQRMVRSETGTSGVMFTIDTESGFNDVVFITASHGLGEMVVQGAVNPDEFYISKALLNAGKPAVIRRNLGSKQQKMVYADEHSAGKSVKIVPVDKAERNQFSLSNEELVELAKQALIIEKHYGHAMDIEWAKDGDSNKLFIVQARPETVKSRESQNVMERYILKEKGDVICEGRSIGQRIGAGTVRVVNSIHEMDKVQEGDVLVSDMTDPDWEPVMKRAAAIITNRGGRTCHAAIIARELGVPAIVGCGNATDLLTDGQAVTVSCAEGDTGYIYEGQLDFEIQNNSIESMPDLAFKIMMNVGNPDRAFGFAQIPNEGVGLARLEFIINRMIGVHPKALLNMNTLPREIVQAIQERMAGYASPIDFYVDKLVEGISTLAVAFKDKKVIVRMSDFKSNEYANLIGGKLYEPSEENPMLGFRGASRYVSENFRDCFELECRALKRVRDEMGLTNVEIMIPFVRTTEEARKVIELLEKNGLKRGENGLRVIMMCELPTNALLAEEFLQYFDGFSIGSNDLTQLTLGLDRDSGIVSQSFDERDPAVKKLLKMAIDACNAQGKYIGICGQGPSDHPDLAMWLMEQGITSVSLNPDSVLDTWFFLAKTEK
- a CDS encoding pyruvate, water dikinase regulatory protein, giving the protein MTIEQIKATIQNKDALNFANSQSLRSVFFISDGTAITSETLGRSILSQFPTVPFETRVIPYVDTLDRADEAVNQINLAHQRDGVKPLVFDTIVDPVIRERINGADAFNLDIYEGLISKIADEIKVPPAPHTGHAHGDVDSENYKSRIDAVHFALDNDDGARTTHYDAADIILVGVSRSGKTPTSLYLALQFGIRAANYPLTEDDLYENSLPKALKPYRDKLFGLVIDTDRLVKIRNERRAGSRYASYQQCQQELRAIQGIYISQGIPNIDVSTMSIEEIATRILQMTGLKRRIG
- the sthA gene encoding Si-specific NAD(P)(+) transhydrogenase, which translates into the protein MPKKRINDKVTQIPATNNDNENICDANTQSIIELQENITEILAKPTKTEISDSDKKANTVSISEDDDKVKHFDDASVHFDLISPLDNTRINLKRYKRQDAVSHAYDYDAIVIGAGPAGEAAAMKIAKSGQKVAVIDPRKQVGGNCTHVGTIPSKALRQSVFNIIGNRRDPILNQGIDYHQIPLNKVLTKAREVVRNQVETHTRFYERNQIDLINGWASFKDTHTIHVDMSDGTEQDITFEQAIITVGSRPYRPDLLDFSHPRVFDSDKILQMDYVVQRIIIYGAGVIGCEYASIFTGLGYKVDLINTQEQLLSYLDDEISDALSHDFRQFGVLIRNKEEIERLETYDDCVILYLKSGKRIKSDAILWSNGRSGNTDSLNLAAIGLTANSRGQLKVNEHYQTDIPNIYAAGDVIGWPSLASAAYDQGRCAAAYMVGDENAQPVRSVPTGIYTIPEISSIGKNEQELTAEKVPYEVGQAFFKHLARAQIIGERSGVLKILFHRETLEILGIHCYGNHASEIIHIGQAVMESKGGNTLEYFVNTTFNYPTMAEAYRVAALNGLNRVF
- the rsmG gene encoding 16S rRNA (guanine(527)-N(7))-methyltransferase RsmG; the encoded protein is MAQINVKLQPQYLKLQPQLQQALSELKLPLSDEQQLQLLYYLQQLLFWNKAYNLTAIKDDQQALIKHIFDSLSIVPFLPAGDLLDIGTGAGLPAVIVAICQPQRAVTALDSNQKKIRFIKQVASELGLKNLTPVASRIEAHAGSYQVITSRAFASLVDFVTHSQSKLADNGIICAMKGVEPVDEIQALQNEWQINTQVLTVPELHESRHLIYLQR
- a CDS encoding ParA family protein — its product is MDILAIANQKGGVGKTTTAVNLASALAHRRKKVLLIDLDAQGNATTASGLDKRELEYSIADVLLDDLPIHEAIVKTPNGFDIVGANNELSGSDLHLSQKPENHAILSKAMQQLADMPTKNGRATKPYDFIVIDCAPSLSLLTINAMCATSGVIIPMQCEYFALEGLADLSQTIERLKSLNPKLHIRGVLRTMFDPRNTLANDVSMELIEHFGPILFNTIIPRNIRLAEAPAHGIPALDYEMNSKGSQAYIRLANEIIKQSRQFQLA
- a CDS encoding ParB/RepB/Spo0J family partition protein, with translation MVKKRGLASNRGLDALLGSIKTEKLITGNLIDASVLAAVDDAKSAEKLNAKSTDDGQNVADDESAEASDTRAIAKKSPTSAVTPKPFTPKYPKTPTSNTHTAYNDANDNSSDNSNVAGLNLMHINVTYLQRGKYQPRIDLDEDALQELATSIKQHGVMQPIVIRPLAKVLPNSPITHEIIAGERRWRAAQIAGLTHIPAIMRPMSDDLAIALALIENIQREDLSVMEQAAALQRFHDEFGMSHSQIADVVGKARTTVSNLLRLNQLHDDVKQALNEGQMDMGHARALLALSPKQQPVIAKKIIQGQLTVRQTEALVKDILNPKAPTQSQEIDYDRLRLNQHLSEQLGAVVKIKGSSKGKGSIEIFFHNEEELQALIVQFQSQLEH
- a CDS encoding MotA/TolQ/ExbB proton channel family protein is translated as MWELVKAGGWLMWPIVLCSILMLIIIIERTIKLKASTVTPAHLREQLMQRLIEQGDIDRESLENVKLNSPLGDILAAGLMNRQHGIDSMTMHMENRASITIHQLEKHINMLGTIGAIAPLLGLLGTVLGIISSFLAITEGAMQDPTMLAAGVSQALITTAGGMLVAIPAVMAYRIFQRRIIDINAAFEQEAGLMMQELLDNGLITPR